From Natrinema amylolyticum, the proteins below share one genomic window:
- a CDS encoding carbohydrate kinase family protein, producing MSREVLVAGETLIDWVPERPGPLEAVAEFERRPGGAPANVAVGLARLEGPPLFWTRVGADPFGRYLERALVDHGLPDRFVERDGDAKTTLAFVAHDESGDREFTFYRDGTADTRLEPGRIDDETLADCEWVHAGGVTLSSGPARAATLDLLERAAAADCTVSFDPNFRPELWADVEAFASVVGDALGAVDVCFATVAELEALGFSGETPTAIARSTIDASGAHTVFVTRGGEGAVAVAADDASWPAAAVDHSGFAVETVDTTGAGDAFVAGAITALREGKGLEDSVAVANAVAATATTDAGAMAALPTREAVAELLERESD from the coding sequence ATGTCTCGCGAGGTGCTCGTCGCCGGCGAAACGCTGATCGACTGGGTCCCCGAGCGACCCGGACCGCTCGAGGCGGTCGCGGAGTTCGAGCGCCGTCCGGGCGGTGCACCGGCGAACGTCGCCGTCGGACTCGCTCGCCTCGAGGGGCCGCCGCTGTTCTGGACCCGCGTCGGTGCGGACCCGTTCGGCCGATACCTCGAGCGGGCCCTCGTCGATCACGGCCTTCCCGACCGATTCGTCGAACGTGATGGGGACGCGAAGACGACGCTCGCGTTCGTCGCTCACGACGAGAGCGGCGACCGCGAGTTCACCTTCTACCGGGACGGGACCGCCGACACGCGCCTCGAGCCCGGACGGATCGACGACGAGACGCTGGCCGACTGCGAGTGGGTCCACGCGGGCGGCGTGACGCTGTCGAGTGGGCCGGCGCGCGCGGCGACGCTAGACCTGCTCGAGCGGGCCGCAGCCGCGGACTGTACGGTCTCGTTCGATCCGAACTTCCGGCCCGAACTGTGGGCCGACGTCGAGGCGTTCGCGAGCGTGGTCGGCGACGCGCTCGGAGCCGTCGACGTCTGTTTCGCGACGGTCGCGGAACTCGAGGCGCTCGGGTTCAGCGGCGAGACCCCGACGGCGATCGCCCGATCGACGATCGACGCGAGCGGGGCTCACACCGTCTTCGTCACGCGCGGCGGGGAGGGTGCCGTCGCGGTTGCGGCCGACGACGCGTCGTGGCCCGCGGCCGCGGTCGACCATTCCGGCTTCGCAGTCGAGACCGTCGATACGACGGGCGCCGGTGACGCCTTCGTCGCCGGCGCGATCACCGCCCTCCGAGAGGGGAAGGGACTCGAGGACTCGGTGGCCGTCGCGAACGCGGTCGCGGCGACGGCGACGACAGACGCGGGCGCGATGGCGGCGCTCCCGACTCGCGAGGCGGTGGCCGAACTGCTCGAGCGGGAGTCGGACTGA